The Caminibacter pacificus genome includes a region encoding these proteins:
- a CDS encoding antitoxin translates to MITKVFKNGNSKAIRIPKNFIDDNVELVEIKKEGDKIVIVPKKNSLDELFELIEKNKEITKDFLDERNQPLTPSKEIF, encoded by the coding sequence ATGATTACGAAAGTTTTTAAAAACGGAAATTCAAAGGCCATTAGGATTCCTAAAAATTTTATTGACGATAATGTAGAATTGGTCGAAATTAAAAAAGAAGGGGATAAAATAGTAATTGTTCCCAAAAAAAACTCTTTAGACGAGTTGTTTGAACTTATAGAAAAAAACAAAGAGATAACAAAAGATTTTTTAGATGAGAGAAATCAGCCTTTAACTCCGTCAAAAGAGATTTTTTAA
- a CDS encoding type II toxin-antitoxin system VapC family toxin, whose product MFYMLDTNICSYIIKGFIPKSKLENKNIIISSIVASELLYGAKKKNSKKLIKIVDLFLNNFEIVDFNIKAAKEYSKIRVELEKQGLIIGAYDLQIAAHAKSLNAVLVTNNTKEFGRIKGLKLQNWLED is encoded by the coding sequence ATGTTTTATATGCTGGATACGAATATTTGCTCGTATATTATTAAAGGGTTTATTCCGAAATCGAAACTTGAAAACAAAAACATTATAATATCTTCTATCGTCGCGAGTGAGTTATTGTATGGCGCAAAAAAGAAAAACTCTAAAAAGCTTATCAAAATCGTTGATTTGTTTTTAAATAACTTTGAAATCGTTGATTTTAATATAAAAGCTGCAAAAGAGTATTCGAAAATAAGAGTGGAACTAGAAAAACAAGGACTAATTATAGGGGCGTATGATTTACAAATTGCGGCTCATGCAAAGAGTTTGAATGCCGTTTTGGTTACGAATAACACAAAAGAGTTCGGAAGAATTAAAGGTTTAAAGCTTCAAAATTGGTTGGAGGATTAA
- a CDS encoding MlaD family protein, with protein MNRRVNYIILAVFTLLLTAGAVYFIYWLGKFNANKKPKNYYQAIFHESVSGLNIASPVKYMGVNIGSVKKITINPNEPNSVIVTFTVDKNIPLRKDSYAVLELEGITGLKYIEIEGGSKNSPILKTSKHHPATIKTIPSFNAKLFEALSSTTDKLNTLLDNLNTILDPKKASHLQNMLIHLEKISAYLDKNKYMLKDTIQNFNQLQNNLNKTITALRKDIHNLTTHTIKTEKAFTQNFNQLNSNVSSFVKNSNILISELTKKTKEGQFDLKDALLESFKPIDTTSNEIKKATIKLENLLNELQNSPSDIIFKKANPPKGPGE; from the coding sequence ATGAATAGAAGAGTAAACTACATAATCCTCGCGGTTTTTACCCTGCTTTTAACGGCAGGTGCGGTATATTTCATATATTGGCTCGGTAAGTTTAACGCAAACAAAAAACCCAAAAACTACTACCAAGCGATTTTTCACGAATCCGTCTCAGGACTTAATATCGCCTCACCCGTAAAATATATGGGTGTGAATATCGGAAGCGTAAAAAAAATCACTATCAACCCGAACGAGCCGAACTCCGTAATCGTAACTTTTACGGTAGATAAAAATATCCCTCTTAGAAAAGACTCGTACGCAGTACTCGAGCTTGAAGGAATTACGGGATTAAAATATATAGAAATCGAAGGAGGAAGCAAAAATTCCCCTATTCTCAAAACGTCAAAACACCACCCCGCAACAATCAAAACAATCCCGTCATTCAATGCAAAACTTTTCGAAGCGTTATCGAGTACTACGGACAAACTAAACACATTACTCGATAATCTAAATACGATATTAGACCCTAAAAAAGCTTCTCATTTACAAAATATGCTTATACATCTCGAAAAAATCAGCGCATATTTAGACAAAAACAAATATATGCTAAAAGACACTATCCAAAACTTCAATCAATTACAAAACAACCTAAACAAAACTATCACCGCCTTACGAAAAGACATTCACAACCTCACAACTCATACGATTAAAACTGAAAAAGCATTTACTCAAAACTTCAATCAGCTAAACTCAAACGTCTCTTCTTTCGTAAAAAACAGCAATATTTTAATTTCCGAGCTTACAAAAAAAACAAAAGAGGGACAGTTCGACCTAAAAGACGCACTGCTTGAGAGTTTCAAGCCGATAGACACCACAAGCAACGAAATTAAAAAAGCCACAATAAAACTCGAAAACCTATTAAACGAACTCCAAAATTCACCAAGCGATATTATTTTCAAAAAAGCAAATCCACCAAAAGGACCTGGAGAATGA
- a CDS encoding ABC transporter ATP-binding protein, translated as MKEIIKVRNLTTKFGQKVVHDNISITIYEGEIYGILGASGSGKSTLLREMILLEHSFKGLIEIMGKDITKLSLKEEIELKKNWGVLFQFGALFSSLNVLENISVVLEEYTDLPEEFIIKTAISKLKLTGLKEEVAYQMPKNLSGGMVKRAALARALALDPKLLFLDEPTSGLDPVSARAFDSLIKELHSLFKPTVVMVTHDPQTIANVLDRFCILIDKKVVFEGTFDEAVKSTDKKVQKFLKPILMEIE; from the coding sequence ATGAAAGAAATAATAAAAGTAAGAAACCTAACGACTAAGTTCGGACAAAAAGTAGTCCACGACAACATCAGCATTACGATTTACGAAGGCGAAATTTACGGCATTTTAGGAGCCAGCGGAAGCGGAAAAAGTACTCTTTTAAGAGAGATGATACTATTAGAACACAGCTTTAAAGGGCTTATTGAAATAATGGGAAAAGACATCACGAAACTAAGCTTAAAAGAAGAGATAGAGCTCAAAAAAAATTGGGGTGTTTTGTTTCAATTCGGGGCACTTTTCAGCTCTTTAAACGTACTTGAAAATATAAGCGTAGTCCTTGAAGAATATACCGATTTACCGGAAGAGTTCATAATCAAAACAGCCATATCAAAACTAAAACTCACCGGCTTAAAAGAAGAAGTCGCCTACCAAATGCCGAAAAACTTAAGCGGAGGTATGGTAAAAAGAGCGGCACTCGCAAGAGCCTTGGCGCTTGATCCCAAACTCCTCTTTTTAGACGAACCCACAAGCGGCCTTGACCCGGTAAGCGCAAGGGCTTTCGATTCGCTGATTAAAGAGCTACACTCGCTTTTCAAACCGACGGTCGTTATGGTGACACACGACCCTCAAACAATCGCAAACGTTTTAGATAGATTTTGTATATTAATAGACAAAAAAGTGGTATTCGAAGGGACATTCGACGAAGCAGTAAAATCCACAGACAAAAAAGTCCAAAAATTTTTAAAACCAATATTAATGGAGATAGAATGA
- a CDS encoding MlaE family ABC transporter permease, with protein MLKIITNHHLISLVGSLDKNTIQKAYYLKKEKNMTIDLKELKSMDYEGALFLVELSKNHKIINLPPHLKELFNFVAQNAKDLKIPEQKTNFLFHASNYLNDIFFAIKENTINFLLFFGEFIYFLIFLITHPWKFRFKETAAIIVKAGAGALPIVGLTSFLVGVVMAYQGAMQLSKFGANIFIVDMLDISIFREIAPLIAAIVVAGRSASAFSAEIGVMKLTEEIDAMKTLGFEPFWFLVIPRVIAMIIAMPLIVFFADMIGILGGMIISALSLNIGFDMFLNRTRDVLSLTQVFIGLGKAPFFGIVIALIGTYRGFQVRNSTQDIGKYTTKSVVNAIFWVIALDAIFSIIFAKFGI; from the coding sequence ATGCTAAAAATAATAACAAACCACCATTTAATTTCTTTAGTAGGCTCATTGGATAAAAACACGATTCAAAAAGCCTATTACCTAAAAAAAGAAAAAAATATGACAATAGACCTAAAAGAGCTAAAAAGTATGGATTACGAGGGTGCTTTGTTTTTGGTGGAGCTCTCAAAAAACCACAAAATCATCAATCTGCCTCCTCATTTAAAAGAACTTTTTAATTTCGTAGCTCAAAATGCAAAAGATTTAAAAATTCCGGAGCAAAAAACAAACTTTTTATTTCACGCATCAAACTACCTAAACGACATCTTTTTCGCAATAAAAGAAAACACTATAAACTTCCTCCTTTTTTTCGGCGAATTTATCTATTTTTTGATATTTTTAATCACACATCCTTGGAAATTCAGATTTAAAGAAACGGCGGCCATTATCGTAAAAGCAGGAGCCGGGGCGTTGCCGATTGTGGGGCTTACTTCTTTTTTGGTGGGTGTTGTTATGGCATATCAGGGCGCTATGCAGCTTAGCAAATTCGGAGCCAATATCTTTATCGTAGATATGCTTGATATCTCTATTTTTAGAGAAATAGCCCCTCTAATAGCAGCTATAGTCGTAGCCGGTAGAAGCGCATCCGCTTTTAGTGCCGAAATAGGAGTAATGAAACTCACGGAAGAAATTGACGCTATGAAAACATTGGGATTCGAGCCTTTTTGGTTTTTGGTAATTCCAAGAGTAATAGCGATGATTATCGCAATGCCTCTAATCGTGTTTTTCGCCGATATGATAGGGATTTTGGGAGGTATGATAATCTCGGCTCTTAGTTTAAACATCGGATTTGATATGTTCCTAAACAGAACCCGAGACGTTTTATCTTTAACGCAAGTTTTCATAGGGCTTGGAAAAGCTCCGTTTTTCGGAATAGTCATAGCGCTTATCGGAACGTATAGAGGTTTTCAGGTGCGAAATTCTACTCAAGATATAGGAAAATACACCACAAAAAGTGTCGTAAACGCTATATTTTGGGTTATTGCGCTTGATGCCATATTTTCAATTATCTTTGCAAAGTTCGGAATATGA